From the Halorhabdus utahensis DSM 12940 genome, one window contains:
- a CDS encoding GDP-mannose 4,6-dehydratase, which translates to MQILVTGGAGFIGGHLAERFVADGHDVVVLDNFDPFYAREIKEHTVEICRDTAADGDGSYELVEGDVRDADLVAELVAEADYVYHEAAQAGVRRSVENPRKYDAVNVDGTLNVLDAAREHGIERVVVASSSSVYGKPISLPYDEEDPTMPVSPYGASKLAQERYTCAYANCYDLPAVALRYFTVYGPRMRPNMAISNFVSRAINDEAPVVYGDGSQIRDFTYIEDIVEANVRLLSTDAADGEAVNIGSNGTIEIKTLAEEIRDQLAPELELEYAERHDADAEATHADVSKAAALLGYEPSTSIREGVSKFVEWYRANREWYEPLVRES; encoded by the coding sequence ATGCAAATTCTGGTCACCGGCGGCGCGGGCTTCATCGGCGGGCACCTCGCCGAGCGGTTCGTCGCCGACGGTCACGATGTCGTCGTTCTGGACAATTTCGATCCGTTCTACGCCAGGGAGATCAAGGAACACACCGTCGAAATCTGCCGGGACACGGCTGCTGACGGCGACGGTTCCTACGAACTCGTCGAGGGTGACGTCCGCGACGCGGACCTGGTCGCGGAACTCGTCGCCGAGGCTGATTACGTCTATCACGAGGCCGCCCAGGCGGGCGTCCGCCGGAGTGTCGAGAACCCCCGCAAGTACGACGCGGTCAACGTCGACGGGACGCTGAACGTTCTCGACGCCGCCCGCGAGCACGGCATCGAGCGGGTCGTCGTCGCCTCCTCGTCGTCGGTCTACGGCAAGCCCATCTCGCTGCCCTACGACGAGGAAGATCCGACGATGCCTGTTAGCCCCTACGGGGCCTCGAAACTCGCCCAGGAACGCTACACCTGCGCGTACGCGAACTGCTACGACCTCCCCGCGGTCGCCCTGCGCTACTTTACCGTCTACGGCCCGCGGATGCGACCTAACATGGCGATTTCGAACTTCGTCTCCCGGGCTATCAACGACGAGGCCCCGGTCGTCTACGGCGACGGCTCCCAGATCCGCGATTTCACCTACATCGAGGATATTGTCGAGGCGAACGTCCGACTGCTTTCGACCGACGCCGCCGACGGCGAAGCCGTTAACATCGGTAGCAACGGGACGATCGAGATCAAGACGCTCGCCGAAGAAATCCGCGATCAACTCGCGCCGGAGCTCGAGCTCGAGTACGCCGAGCGCCACGACGCCGATGCCGAGGCCACCCACGCCGACGTCTCGAAGGCCGCGGCGTTGCTGGGCTACGAACCCTCGACATCGATCCGTGAGGGCGTCTCGAAGTTCGTCGAGTGGTACCGGGCGAATCGCGAGTGGTACGAACCGCTGGTCCGGGAAAGCTGA
- the aglF gene encoding UTP--glucose-1-phosphate uridylyltransferase AglF → MKAVVLAAGKGTRLRPLTEDKPKVMVEVDGKPLLTHSFEQLIDLGVDELIVVVGYRKQDVIDHYDDEFDGVPITYTHQREQNGLAHALLTAEEHIEDDFMLMLGDNIFRANLEDVVKRQREERTDAAFLVEEVPWDEASRYGVCDTNDYGEIVEVIEKPDDPPSNLVMTGFYTFSPAIFHAAKLVQPSDRGEYEISDAIDLLLQSGRTIDAIRLDGWRIDVGYPEDRDRAEERLQDAEPDAPESTPT, encoded by the coding sequence ATGAAAGCTGTCGTACTCGCGGCGGGCAAGGGCACCCGCCTCCGACCCCTGACCGAGGACAAGCCGAAGGTGATGGTCGAGGTCGACGGCAAGCCCCTCCTGACGCATAGTTTCGAACAACTGATCGACCTCGGCGTGGACGAACTCATCGTCGTCGTCGGCTATCGCAAGCAGGACGTCATCGACCACTACGACGACGAGTTCGATGGGGTGCCGATCACCTACACCCACCAGCGTGAACAGAATGGGCTGGCCCACGCGCTGTTGACCGCCGAGGAGCACATCGAGGACGACTTCATGCTGATGCTCGGGGATAATATCTTTCGGGCCAACCTCGAAGACGTCGTCAAGCGCCAGCGCGAGGAGCGCACCGACGCAGCCTTCCTCGTCGAGGAGGTTCCATGGGACGAAGCCTCGCGCTACGGCGTCTGTGATACCAACGACTACGGCGAGATCGTCGAGGTGATCGAGAAACCCGACGATCCGCCGTCGAACCTTGTGATGACCGGCTTCTATACGTTCTCGCCGGCCATTTTCCACGCCGCGAAGCTCGTCCAGCCCTCCGACCGCGGCGAGTACGAGATCAGCGACGCGATCGACCTGCTCCTCCAGAGCGGCCGCACGATCGACGCCATCCGACTCGACGGCTGGCGTATCGATGTCGGCTATCCCGAAGACCGCGACCGCGCCGAGGAGCGGTTGCAGGACGCCGAACCCGACGCCCCGGAGTCGACGCCCACCTGA
- the aglM gene encoding UDP-glucose 6-dehydrogenase AglM, translated as MHVSVVGSGYIGTTIAAWFAELGHTVTNVDIDEDVVAAVNNGEAPIHEPGLDELMAAHGGDALVATTDYDEVAGSDVTFLALPTPSNDDGSIDLSAMKAAAESLGDVIAEKDDDHLVVVKSTVIPGTTAETIAPIIEDASGKTVGEGFRIAMNPEFLREGFALDDFKDPDKIVIGAEDDQAVETLNRVYEPLVEAAAGDPAIVETGIREAEMIKYANNAFLATKVSLINELGNICKEYGVDAYEVADAIALDHRIDEHFLRSGLGWGGSCFPKDVAAIRAAARDRDYDPVLLDATVEVNDRQPERLLDLLDDHTDVAGKRVAVMGLAFKPGTDDIRYTRAVPVIEGLLERDAEIVAYDPVATENMREQYPDITYADSAAEALEGASAALFVTDWDEFGALDAEFEAMAEPVVIDGRRIVEPRDGIEYDGLTW; from the coding sequence ATGCACGTAAGCGTCGTCGGCAGCGGATACATCGGCACGACGATCGCCGCCTGGTTCGCGGAGTTGGGACACACGGTCACGAACGTCGATATCGACGAGGACGTCGTGGCAGCCGTCAACAACGGCGAGGCACCCATCCACGAGCCCGGCCTGGACGAGCTCATGGCCGCCCACGGCGGAGACGCCCTCGTCGCGACCACGGACTACGACGAGGTTGCCGGCAGCGACGTCACGTTCCTCGCGCTGCCCACACCCTCCAACGATGACGGCAGTATCGACCTCTCGGCGATGAAAGCCGCCGCGGAGTCACTCGGTGACGTCATCGCCGAGAAGGACGACGACCACCTCGTGGTCGTCAAGAGTACCGTCATCCCCGGGACGACGGCCGAGACGATCGCCCCGATCATCGAGGACGCCTCGGGGAAGACCGTGGGCGAGGGGTTCCGGATCGCGATGAACCCCGAGTTCCTCCGGGAAGGGTTCGCCCTCGATGATTTCAAGGACCCGGACAAGATCGTTATCGGGGCCGAGGACGACCAAGCGGTCGAGACGCTGAATCGGGTCTACGAACCGCTGGTCGAGGCCGCGGCGGGCGATCCCGCGATCGTCGAGACGGGGATCCGCGAAGCGGAGATGATCAAGTACGCAAACAACGCCTTCCTCGCGACGAAGGTCAGCCTGATCAACGAACTCGGGAACATCTGCAAGGAGTACGGCGTCGACGCCTACGAGGTCGCCGACGCCATCGCGCTGGATCACCGCATCGACGAACACTTCCTCCGCTCGGGCCTAGGGTGGGGGGGCAGCTGCTTCCCCAAGGACGTCGCGGCGATCCGCGCCGCCGCACGCGACCGCGACTACGACCCCGTCCTGCTCGACGCCACGGTCGAGGTCAACGACCGCCAGCCCGAACGTCTCCTCGATCTGCTGGACGACCACACCGACGTTGCGGGCAAGCGCGTCGCCGTGATGGGGCTGGCGTTCAAGCCTGGGACGGACGACATCCGCTATACGCGAGCCGTCCCGGTCATCGAGGGGCTACTGGAGCGTGACGCCGAGATCGTCGCCTACGACCCCGTCGCGACCGAGAACATGCGCGAGCAGTACCCCGACATCACCTACGCCGACAGTGCGGCCGAAGCTTTAGAGGGTGCCAGCGCGGCGCTGTTCGTCACCGACTGGGACGAGTTTGGGGCCCTCGATGCGGAGTT